CGTAATAGTTTTGACATCGCCGGTACCACGTTTATCCAAATTGCCCACAGTTTGATGATGCAAATGATGTTCGTGATGCCATTTATGATGAGGGGTGAAAACCAGCATTCCGGAAATAATACTCATGACCCTACTTAAAAGAGGTGATTTAAAAAATGACCCATGCCCGCAATCGTGGAAAATGATAAAAATCCGCACCAAAAACCCAGCTGCAAGAATTGATAATGCTAAAGTAAGCCAATATGAAATCTTGATGCTGTAAATCATGGCAATCCATAATCCAATGTATGGAATATATGAATTGGCTATTTGAAACCAGCTTTTTGCATTGCTGGGTTTATTATATCTGCTAATTATCTTAGTCCAATTGGACCAGTCGTTTTTATGGGAATCCTCTTTCATTTAATAGTCAGCAACAAAATGATATTACTAAGTTTATGTTATAAATTCAAATGTAAAATTACAACAATCACTACTATACAACAAGTAAAGAGCAATTAATTCAAAATTGTTCACTTACTAAAATTGATGATTTGATGAGGATATGAATGCTGAAATTTATTCAGATCATTAAAAAAATTGGCTATTCTGGTTCTGTTTTGCCTTTGGGTATTGTGCTAAACCATAGGATTAAAGCTACTTTATTAAAATATTATGCGGTAACGCTTGTTAAGTAGCCAAATAAAAAAGATGCAAATGACATTATCTGCACCTTTTAATTATATGTTTTTAATGATGTGTTTAATCTAATTTACCCAACAATTATTTTATTGCAAGGTCATTTTATCTCCAATTAACCATCCTCTATCAACCTTCATGCAATTTGTAATTTCAATGATATATTCTGCACCCAGATAATTGAAAAAGATGTAGACGTCACCTTGTTCTAATTCCTTTTTTTTATCTTGTTTAAAAGCCGATTTTTGAAATGTTATGTCTTTCCATATAATGCCCTTTTCTTCTACTTTGGCATATATTTTATCAAAACTTTCTTTCG
This window of the Bacteroidota bacterium genome carries:
- a CDS encoding fatty acid desaturase, with translation MKEDSHKNDWSNWTKIISRYNKPSNAKSWFQIANSYIPYIGLWIAMIYSIKISYWLTLALSILAAGFLVRIFIIFHDCGHGSFFKSPLLSRVMSIISGMLVFTPHHKWHHEHHLHHQTVGNLDKRGTGDVKTIT